Genomic window (Terriglobus sp. TAA 43):
TCCTCGCCAAGATGGATCGCATTGTGGATCAGATCGCGTCCGGCAAGGGTTCCGTCGGCGGACTCATCTACGACGACACCCTCTATAGACGCGCCAACGCCACCATTGAAGAGCTGCACACGCTGGAAGTAAATCTCAACAACGGCAAAGGCTCCGTGGGTAAGCTGCTGCATGACGACGACGTCTACAACAACCTGAACCAGACCACTTCCAAGCTCAACAAGATCGTGGACGACTTGGCAGCAGGCAAAGGTTCCGCAGGCAAGCTGTTGCATGACGACGCGCTGTATAACAACCTGAACTCCACGCTGGCCCATGCAAATAATCTGATGGCTGAGGCCGACGCAGGCAAAGGCGCGCTGGGCCTGCTCACGAAAGACCAGGCCTTCGCAGGCAAGCTGAACGCCACTGTCAGCAACCTGAACGATATTCTTTCAGGCATCAACAAGGGCGAAGGTTCTGCAGGCCTGCTCGTAAAAGACCCCGCGCTGTATCACAACCTCGATAAGCTCGCCGTTGATTCGCAGATGCTGGTAAACACCATCCGCAGCGACCCGAAGAAGTACCTGACCATCCACTTCAAAGTCTTCTAGTCTTTCCGTTCCTTCTGAGAAGAGAGCAAAATGTTCGAGTGGATGCGTCCTGTCAGGAAGCTTCTCGTCGTGACCATGCTGGTTGCATCCATCTCGGTCGTAGCGATGGGGCAGGCCACAACATCGCAAGCCAATACACCAAGGCCCTCCTTTGAGGTAGCCTCCGTCCGCGCCCACGACCCGGCAGATCGCAAAAACTTCAACAACTTTCAGGCGTATCCCGACGGACGATTCACCTCGGACAATAGCTCCCTTTGGATGCTCATCCACTACGCGTTCCAGATACAGCCATACCAGTTTGTCGGTGGCCCGGACTGGATCAAATCCCTCGGATTCGACCTGAACGCGAAGCCCGCCGAAGTCCGTGGATTCGACGACATCCCTCTCATGCTCCAAGGCGTGCTGGAAGATCGTTTCCAACTTAAATACCACTGGGAAACGAGAGAACAGCCCGTTTACAACCTCGTGGTCACAAAGCCGGGAAAACTGAGAGAGTCCGTCGTAAAGGCAGATTGCCCTCGCCCCTTCTCCCATCCGGAGGGCATTCCAGAAGACGCTCCCTGCGGCGACCTGGAAAACCGCATGGGCTATACAAAGGGCTACAAGCTGTCATCCAGTGAGTTCGCCGCCAGCCTCTCCTGGCTCCTATCAAAAGCCGTGGTGGACAAGACCAATCTATCGGGACACTATGACGTCGAATTGCGATGGACACCCGAGTCCGCTACCATCCGCCCCGACGCTTCCGAACAGAACGCTCCTGACA
Coding sequences:
- a CDS encoding MlaD family protein, with the translated sequence MPSQSEVKWSQLKVGIVVIVSLSLLITLLFLMTSAQGLGLFSRKLTLYTYFENAAGVKEGAAVNLQGVTIGTVKSVNVVHDPTRKLTPIQVAMRIDGKYQRDLHTDTRASLSTVGVLGDTVIDLNSQTANGPIVQDHAELKTLEAPNLQDVVKASQGTIESLNVILAKMDRIVDQIASGKGSVGGLIYDDTLYRRANATIEELHTLEVNLNNGKGSVGKLLHDDDVYNNLNQTTSKLNKIVDDLAAGKGSAGKLLHDDALYNNLNSTLAHANNLMAEADAGKGALGLLTKDQAFAGKLNATVSNLNDILSGINKGEGSAGLLVKDPALYHNLDKLAVDSQMLVNTIRSDPKKYLTIHFKVF
- a CDS encoding TIGR03435 family protein, with the translated sequence MFEWMRPVRKLLVVTMLVASISVVAMGQATTSQANTPRPSFEVASVRAHDPADRKNFNNFQAYPDGRFTSDNSSLWMLIHYAFQIQPYQFVGGPDWIKSLGFDLNAKPAEVRGFDDIPLMLQGVLEDRFQLKYHWETREQPVYNLVVTKPGKLRESVVKADCPRPFSHPEGIPEDAPCGDLENRMGYTKGYKLSSSEFAASLSWLLSKAVVDKTNLSGHYDVELRWTPESATIRPDASEQNAPDMFTAIQEQLGLKLQASKGPVSVFVIDYVEKPSDN